TCATCCGCCAATCGGTAGTACATCTGTCGACCGTCTCGTGTCCGAAACAATCTTGCGATCATGAAGCATACGAACAGCATGCGAGACCGCCGATGCTGTCATTCCTGTCCACGGCCATGTCCGTGACGCACAGGGGCCCAGTGCTCAAGCAGCACAGTATTCGTAGTCTATTCGGATCTGCCATCGCCTCGAAGCGGTTGCGCCACAAGTCGATGTCGCATCCGGAGAAGAGGCCGGGTTCAGTCTGCGCATAGGTCTGTCTGCGAACCTCGCGTAAGCCGTGAATACTTCGGATCGCGCCCAGGCCCGCCCGCAGCATCAATGAATGGTGCCAGAATTGATATCAATTTGTTTGCATTCGACTTTCGCAACCCCACAATGTCCGATTTCTGTCTCATTTTCAGGCGATGGCGGCATCAGACACGCCGGCAAGCTGCTCTCTAGTGCAACAAGTCAAGTCGACAGTGGTCAGAGCATGTTCCAGTCGATGCTGGCCCGGGTGAGACCCTCGATCCATTTCACGATGGGGTCGCTTTTGCCCTGTGGCCAGTAGGGATGCCGTTCGCCGCTTGTCCGCCATCCGAGTTCGGTGAGGAACAGATTGCATGTGTGCTGTCTGGAAGCGACCCGCCGCCAGTGCGGTGAGACCAGCAATGCGGCGGTGTTGACGACGTTGGGGTAGCTCGCCGCCAAATATTCGCAGTCGTCGAGGGCGATGAACCGCCTCGCATTCGGCTGGAGGATGCCGAGTCTTTCCTTGACGCCGCTGCACGCGGGAAATGAGACGAGGTTGTTCCACACTCCGCGAGCGACGTCGAAGGCGTATTGGGTCGGTTGCGGTCCGCGTCGTTGCGCCAAGCGCCGATGTCTGGAATGAGCGGCCAGGACTGCTGGTGTGTCGCTGACATCGAGCACGCGGCCGCGATCGAATTGCCCACCGCTGAACCAGATCTGGTGCATCGGGCAGGCATGGACGTACGACGGGTAGTAGCGGGTCACTGGGCCACCTCGGTGACGGTTCGTGCAGGCAGGGCAGGCCGGTCGCGGCCAGTCCGCGAAGCGGGCAGAGTCGGTGTGCCAGTTCGACAACTGAGGAAGCGTGCGTGTGAGCTGCTCGCGTGAATAACCGGTGATGGCGACGAGCCTGGCGAGGTTACCGAGCCGGATGCGTAATCCCAGCCGCGTGGGGTCGAGCCCGAGGTGACGCTTCAGTGCGTCGTTGCTGATGTGGTTGACGACGGCGAGTCTGCGTAGGTAGGACTCGATCGTCTCGTTCATCGAGGGCGGGATGGGAATGGGCAGCGGGCGCGCTTGCCCGCTCAGGCGCCGCCGAGAGGTCATGCAACGCCACTTCGCTTGGCCGAACCCTTGCCGGGAGCCAACTCCGGCTGAATGTTGGCGGCGCGGTCGAGTCGCTGGGCGTCGAGATGAGCTTTGGTGACCTTCTCGCTGCCATCGAGGATTGCGTCGATGGCAGCTCCCCGGATGAGGTGGGACAGGCTCCCGAGCATGCCGTTGGTGCGCTGGTAGAGATATTGGCCCTGACGGGCGAGGGTGCCGGGTTTGTGCCGATGCAGGCGGAGCGCTTGCTCGAGTGTGACGATGAGAGCGCGCCAGTGTTCGCGCTGCGCGGTGCTGCCGTAGGCGAACGGGTGGGTGGAAATAGTGGCGAAGCGGCCGGCGATCTGGCGGCCGCGGATGCCGGAAAACAAGCCTGCATGTTCGACGTCGATTCCGGCGTAGACGAATGTCGCCGGGATGCGCTCGGAGAAGTATTTCAGTTGATCGGAGACCTCTGCACCCGCTCGGGTGGTCAGCGAAATGTTGTGGATCTCATCGACGAGGACCAGATCGCAGCCGACGTCGCAGAGGACCGCGCAGACGGAATTAGTGATGTCGGTGAGATTGGCGCGGCCCGTGACCGGGAGACCGAGGAACCGCGCGAATTCGACCGCGACCATGCGCGCAGTCGCAGCCGGGGGCAAGGTGATGTAGACGACCGGAATCCGTGTCCCCCGAACCGGATTGCG
The Rhodococcus qingshengii JCM 15477 genome window above contains:
- a CDS encoding TniQ family protein; protein product: MTSRRRLSGQARPLPIPIPPSMNETIESYLRRLAVVNHISNDALKRHLGLDPTRLGLRIRLGNLARLVAITGYSREQLTRTLPQLSNWHTDSARFADWPRPACPACTNRHRGGPVTRYYPSYVHACPMHQIWFSGGQFDRGRVLDVSDTPAVLAAHSRHRRLAQRRGPQPTQYAFDVARGVWNNLVSFPACSGVKERLGILQPNARRFIALDDCEYLAASYPNVVNTAALLVSPHWRRVASRQHTCNLFLTELGWRTSGERHPYWPQGKSDPIVKWIEGLTRASIDWNML
- a CDS encoding TniB family NTP-binding protein, which codes for MSEFDPPPDAPLTTKEGWNRWVGRDRSAPELRGDWCELAPSERADYDDTRLDYHSELIVVNTPAIQDITKTVRRLLILNRRQISARRGLIVTGGAGTGKTTALTQLGLAHELRTRLRNPVRGTRIPVVYITLPPAATARMVAVEFARFLGLPVTGRANLTDITNSVCAVLCDVGCDLVLVDEIHNISLTTRAGAEVSDQLKYFSERIPATFVYAGIDVEHAGLFSGIRGRQIAGRFATISTHPFAYGSTAQREHWRALIVTLEQALRLHRHKPGTLARQGQYLYQRTNGMLGSLSHLIRGAAIDAILDGSEKVTKAHLDAQRLDRAANIQPELAPGKGSAKRSGVA